Below is a genomic region from Candidatus Hydrogenedentota bacterium.
TTGGCGCCGCCAAGGCTTCGCGTTAACCGTTCCGCAAAATAAAGGGGCGTAGGCCTGCCCACATAAGTACTCTGAAGCGTTGCCAATTCTTTTTGGAAATCGGCATCGCTTACTGCTTTTTTGTAGGACGCGGCTAATTGATCCAAAGCAAAAAAAAGGGTCTCAGGAACATACCTGCCGCCATAAAGACCGTAGCGCCCTTTCCCGTCAGGAAAGAGATGCTTTTCTCGCGTTGTAGATAAAAAGTCGGATTCGATCATGATTTTTTTTCCCGGGGCTGCTTTCCAAGCTGCTCGATGCATCAACAGCGAAAGGCTGAACCCGTAATATAGCTTCTTCAACATTTTCCGGCGAAAGACCACCGGCAAGAATAATTTGTTTCTTTGCGCCCGCCGCTTTGGCAAATTGCCAGTCACATTGGGTTCCCGTACCGCCATACGCTTCTTCGGTCCAAGCATCTAAGAGGCACATCTGCCCCGGCCACTGCGCAATCGTTTCCGTATTTAAATGAGGGCCAACACGAAAAGCCTTGTAGACACGATGCCCCAGCGCTTCACATAGTTCCGCCGACTCATCACCATGCAATTGAATTCGATCAAAAACAGTGAGCAGTTCTTGTAAACGTTCCACAGGTTCATTGATAACGACCGCCACTGTGGTGATAAAGGCAGGAAGCTGATTGAGTATGGTCACTGCGTCATCGAGATCAATATATCGGTTACGTTTTCGGCCTTCTTCCGCCAAGACAAAGCCGAGGGCATCGGCGCCCGCCTCCACGGCAGCCATGGCATCTTCGGCAGTCGTGATACCGCATATTTTTACTTTAGTCATCATGAATCAGCGATTCCAATTTTTCCTGTATATTGTTGCTCGTTAGCAGCGAATCGCCAATCAGAAAGGCATCAATACCACTCTTATGGAGAAAACGCACCTCTTCCGGTGTTTTGATACCGCTCTCCGCAACCAGAATATTGCCGCCGGGCACTTTACTTTTTAAACGGGAAGTTGTTTGAATGTCTACCTCAAGGGTATCCAGATCGCGATTGTTGATCCCGATAATGTGCGCACCTGCAGCCAAGGCACGCTGTATCTCTTCCTCATTATGGGTTTCCACCAAGGCGGACATCCCTAATTTATTGACTTCTTGCAGAAAGAAACTCAGTTCATTGTCGCTGAGAATACGTACGATGAGCAAAATAGCATCAGCGCCCATCATGCGGGCTTCGTAGATTTGGTAGGGATCCACAATAAATTCTTTGCACAGGCAAGGGACACGAACGTGGTTCGAGACTTTATACAGATCTTCTAGGCTGCCGCCAAAAAATGTTTGATCCACCAGCACAGAAATTGCTTTCGCGCCCGACTGTTCATAGGTCACCGCCACTTCCACAGCGTCTATACCGGGCAGAATATCTCCCCGTGAAGGGGAACGGCGTTTGATCTCGGCAATGATATTAATGCCGGGAGCACGTAAGGCACTGCGAAAATCTTTTAACCGGGGCGCGTGATTGAGTCGGTCTTCAATTTCTCGCAAGGACGTTTGCGTTTTTCGTTCTGCGATTTCTCTTCTTTTATTTTCGACAATTTCAGTAAGGATCATTTGATACACTCAACAAGGGGGGTGGAAAAAAGGATAGACAATCTACGTATTTTGAATCTCTCTATCATAATGAAAACAGAATGTTGCTTCAAGCATTTGTATTTAAAATTTGAATTATGCGTGCTTCTAAGCTAAGCTCTTTCAAGGGCGGCAGGGTTTGGAAATTGATTCCTATAACTATATTCGTAGTAGAATCCAACCTGAAACTGCTTCATTTGGATTGGCGCGATCAACAAGATACCTTGCTGTCTGCCAACAACCGGCTGTACGCTCAGCCATTCTTTTCTCAATCACTAAAGAAAGAAAATCATGAATGAAACCACCCATTGGGTTCATGATCTTGATCCAAAATTACTGCATATCTGGGGGAATATCGGAATCAGCTATTATGGATTGGCCTATGTCTTGGCCTTTGTATTTGGCGTTGCCATGCACCGCCTCATGCTTAAAAAAAATCGTTCTCCCCTAAAAGCAAATGAAGAAGAATTGGCATTGTACGCCATGGTCTTGGGCGTTTTATTAGGGGCACGCATCGGCTATTGTGTGTTATACGGACTTGAAGAACTGATCCACCGTCCCTTTTTCCTTTTTGAAGTGTGGCAAGGCGGAATGTCCTTTCATGGTGGATTGATCGGTGTCGTTATTGCCGCTCTCTATGTCTCCCGCCGCACCGAAGCATCCCTATTGCAGTTCGGCGATATGATTACTTCCTTAGCGCCCATGGGACTGTTAA
It encodes:
- a CDS encoding phosphoribosylanthranilate isomerase → MMTKVKICGITTAEDAMAAVEAGADALGFVLAEEGRKRNRYIDLDDAVTILNQLPAFITTVAVVINEPVERLQELLTVFDRIQLHGDESAELCEALGHRVYKAFRVGPHLNTETIAQWPGQMCLLDAWTEEAYGGTGTQCDWQFAKAAGAKKQIILAGGLSPENVEEAILRVQPFAVDASSSLESSPGKKNHDRIRLFIYNARKASLS
- the trpC gene encoding indole-3-glycerol phosphate synthase TrpC — protein: MILTEIVENKRREIAERKTQTSLREIEDRLNHAPRLKDFRSALRAPGINIIAEIKRRSPSRGDILPGIDAVEVAVTYEQSGAKAISVLVDQTFFGGSLEDLYKVSNHVRVPCLCKEFIVDPYQIYEARMMGADAILLIVRILSDNELSFFLQEVNKLGMSALVETHNEEEIQRALAAGAHIIGINNRDLDTLEVDIQTTSRLKSKVPGGNILVAESGIKTPEEVRFLHKSGIDAFLIGDSLLTSNNIQEKLESLIHDD